A single Bacillus sp. HMF5848 DNA region contains:
- a CDS encoding GTP-binding protein, which produces MKQVEIFILSGFLGSGKTTLLKNILREEQMRDRKIAVVMNELGQVSIDSDSIPDNTPFKELLNGCVCCTIQGQFETQLHSMLQQYELDAVYIETTGAAHPIEVLDACLSPSFANQVVVKGIISLVDAKRWQSRDTHSIQIQRLMLEQIIHADIILLNKLDGLSEGEKASILHDIQSLNNRARCIMTEYAKINMNEIYNVQLQNKQQHEQAHVQKNLHLKTYVHEFKNPVNRDVFEEWLRQAPDKLYRLKGYIRFTDAPNRTMSIQYSYGVPIYLPEILKVPMTIVLIGEELDHTTLQKQFHEIENS; this is translated from the coding sequence ATGAAACAAGTTGAAATATTCATATTGTCTGGATTTCTAGGTAGTGGAAAAACTACTCTTTTAAAGAATATTTTGCGTGAAGAACAAATGCGTGACAGGAAAATTGCTGTTGTCATGAATGAATTAGGACAAGTTTCTATTGATTCAGATTCTATACCTGATAATACTCCTTTTAAAGAGCTTCTGAACGGATGTGTGTGTTGTACGATTCAAGGTCAATTCGAAACACAACTCCATTCCATGCTTCAACAATATGAGCTAGATGCGGTCTATATTGAAACAACAGGAGCTGCACACCCTATCGAAGTGCTTGATGCTTGTTTATCACCTTCTTTTGCAAACCAAGTTGTCGTAAAAGGGATCATATCATTAGTTGATGCAAAACGTTGGCAAAGCAGAGATACTCATTCTATACAAATTCAAAGATTAATGCTCGAGCAGATTATCCATGCAGACATCATTTTACTGAATAAGCTTGATGGACTAAGCGAAGGAGAAAAGGCATCAATCCTTCATGATATTCAGTCTTTAAACAACAGGGCACGCTGTATTATGACTGAATATGCAAAAATAAACATGAATGAAATATATAATGTACAGTTACAGAATAAACAGCAACATGAACAAGCTCATGTTCAAAAAAATCTTCACCTTAAAACATATGTACATGAGTTCAAAAATCCGGTCAATCGTGACGTATTTGAAGAATGGCTTAGACAAGCGCCCGATAAATTGTATCGCTTAAAAGGTTATATCAGGTTTACTGATGCACCAAACCGCACAATGAGTATCCAATACTCATATGGCGTTCCAATTTATTTACCTGAAATTTTAAAAGTGCCTATGACAATTGTATTAATAGGAGAAGAGTTAGACCATACTACTTTACAAAAGCAATTTCATGAGATTGAGAATAGCTAG
- a CDS encoding carboxypeptidase M32, translating into MDYVKKMTSFNEAISLMYWDMRTGAPKKGIEARSDVIGILSQEVFKMSTSEEMAAFIAELSKEEIREDLSPIVCKTLEECIKEYERNKKIPADEYRNYVVLQSKAESAWEEAKAKADFSMFEPYLEQLVEYNKKFINYWGVKGSPYNTLLDMYEPGVTVEDIDPVFKQLRDSIVPLVKEIANSGNNLDTSFLYKEFPKEQQRQFSLDLLKELGYSFEAGRLDETVHPFAIGLNPGDVRITTKYDTKDFRTAVFGTIHECGHAIYEQNISKDLQGTPLCTGTSMGIHESQSLFYENFVGRSRHYWQKNLSLLKNYATEQFVNIDSNTFYKAINESKPSLIRIEADELTYALHIMIRYEIEKGLFNGNLAVKDLPEIWNDKYEEYLGVRPTHDGEGVLQDVHWAGGSFGYFPSYALGYMYAAQFKNSMLKDIPNYDELLESGNLIPIRTWLTENVHRYGKMKKPLEILDDVTGEGLNATYLINYLQSKYREIYEL; encoded by the coding sequence ATGGATTATGTAAAAAAAATGACAAGTTTTAATGAAGCTATAAGCTTGATGTATTGGGATATGAGAACAGGCGCTCCGAAGAAAGGGATTGAGGCACGTTCTGATGTAATTGGTATATTGTCTCAAGAAGTCTTCAAAATGAGTACATCAGAAGAAATGGCAGCTTTCATTGCAGAGCTATCAAAAGAAGAAATTCGAGAAGATTTGTCACCGATAGTATGTAAAACGTTAGAAGAATGTATCAAAGAATATGAACGCAATAAAAAGATTCCTGCTGATGAATATAGAAATTACGTTGTTTTACAAAGTAAAGCAGAGTCTGCATGGGAGGAAGCTAAGGCAAAGGCAGATTTTTCTATGTTTGAGCCTTATTTAGAGCAACTTGTTGAATATAACAAAAAGTTTATTAACTACTGGGGTGTTAAAGGTAGTCCCTATAACACGCTACTTGATATGTATGAGCCTGGTGTAACAGTTGAAGATATTGATCCTGTTTTTAAACAACTTCGTGATAGCATTGTTCCTTTAGTAAAAGAGATTGCTAATTCTGGAAACAATTTAGACACTAGTTTTTTATATAAAGAGTTTCCAAAAGAACAACAACGTCAGTTTAGTTTGGATCTTTTAAAGGAGTTAGGTTATAGTTTTGAAGCAGGTCGCTTAGATGAAACTGTTCATCCTTTTGCGATTGGTTTAAATCCTGGTGATGTAAGAATTACAACAAAATACGATACAAAGGATTTTCGAACAGCTGTATTTGGAACTATACATGAATGTGGCCATGCTATTTACGAACAAAATATATCCAAGGACTTACAAGGTACTCCGTTATGTACTGGTACTTCCATGGGGATTCATGAATCTCAATCACTCTTTTATGAAAACTTTGTAGGACGAAGCCGTCATTATTGGCAAAAAAACTTATCTTTGTTAAAAAATTATGCAACTGAACAATTTGTCAATATAGATAGCAATACTTTCTACAAAGCTATTAATGAATCTAAGCCGTCCCTTATCAGAATTGAGGCAGATGAACTAACGTATGCGTTACATATAATGATTCGCTACGAAATCGAGAAAGGCTTATTTAATGGGAATTTAGCTGTGAAAGATTTACCAGAAATATGGAACGATAAGTATGAGGAATATTTAGGTGTCCGCCCAACACATGATGGTGAAGGTGTACTTCAGGATGTCCATTGGGCAGGGGGTAGTTTTGGATATTTCCCATCATATGCACTAGGTTACATGTATGCTGCTCAATTTAAAAATTCAATGCTAAAGGATATCCCAAACTACGATGAATTATTGGAAAGTGGGAATTTGATTCCTATTCGCACGTGGCTCACAGAAAATGTTCATCGTTACGGAAAAATGAAAAAGCCTCTTGAAATTTTAGACGATGTGACAGGTGAGGGGTTAAATGCGACATATTTAATCAACTACTTGCAAAGTAAATATAGAGAAATATACGAATTGTAA
- a CDS encoding DUF1273 domain-containing protein, whose amino-acid sequence MKVFVITGYKSFELGIFNQKHEAIKYIKKAIKNELLTRIDEGLEWVVISGQLGVELWTAEVAIELRENYPHLKLAVLTPFMDQESKWNENLQEYYHSILHEADFVETITNRPYEGPWQFKAKDELLLSKSDGSIIVYDEEKEGSPKYFLEKAREYGNTSDYQVIQITLADLQNVIEEEQWENDENV is encoded by the coding sequence ATCAAAGTCTTTGTTATAACAGGTTATAAATCATTTGAACTCGGTATATTTAATCAAAAACATGAAGCTATTAAGTACATAAAAAAGGCAATAAAAAATGAGTTACTAACTCGTATTGATGAAGGTTTAGAATGGGTTGTAATAAGCGGACAATTAGGTGTAGAACTGTGGACAGCAGAGGTTGCAATCGAATTACGCGAGAATTATCCACATCTTAAGTTAGCAGTCCTTACACCTTTTATGGACCAAGAATCGAAATGGAATGAAAATCTACAAGAGTATTATCATTCAATCCTGCATGAAGCAGACTTTGTTGAAACGATAACAAATCGACCATATGAGGGGCCATGGCAATTTAAAGCAAAAGATGAATTGCTGTTATCTAAAAGTGATGGTTCAATAATTGTGTATGATGAAGAGAAAGAAGGAAGTCCTAAGTATTTCCTCGAAAAGGCGCGTGAGTATGGAAATACCTCAGATTATCAGGTAATACAGATTACTCTAGCCGACTTACAAAACGTTATCGAAGAAGAACAGTGGGAAAATGACGAAAATGTATAG
- a CDS encoding class I SAM-dependent RNA methyltransferase, giving the protein MAHITYIATTAMGLEAIAAKEIRDLGYDCEVENGKVIFKGDEMALCRANLWARTADRIKIKVGEFKATTFEQLFEQTKALPWEQFIAEDAEFPVIGKSVKSKLFSVPDCQSIVKKAVVERLKSAYRKTNWFDETGGLCRIEVALLKDIATLTLDTSGHGLHKRGYRLDQGEAPIKETLAAALVLLTNWTADKPFVDPFCGSGTIPIEAALIGQNIAPGFNRDFASESWPWIDKAIWQKARQEVEDMAKYDQPLDISGYDIDHRMVRIAQENATEAGFMDIINFKQMQVKDFTTKKEYGVMVGNPPYGERIGDKPVVEQMYREMGEALSLYDTWSFYFLTSHEGFEQLYGKKATKKRKLFNGFIKTDYYQYWGKRPPRR; this is encoded by the coding sequence ATGGCACATATTACATATATTGCAACTACAGCTATGGGATTAGAAGCTATTGCTGCAAAAGAGATTCGTGATCTTGGTTATGATTGTGAAGTTGAAAATGGTAAAGTTATTTTTAAAGGTGATGAAATGGCTCTGTGTCGCGCAAATTTATGGGCTAGAACAGCAGACCGTATCAAAATTAAAGTAGGCGAATTTAAAGCCACAACGTTTGAACAGTTATTTGAGCAAACAAAAGCGTTACCTTGGGAGCAGTTTATTGCTGAGGATGCGGAGTTTCCTGTTATAGGGAAGTCCGTGAAATCAAAGTTGTTCAGTGTACCTGACTGCCAAAGTATCGTAAAAAAGGCCGTAGTCGAAAGGTTAAAAAGTGCATATCGTAAAACAAATTGGTTTGATGAAACAGGTGGACTATGTCGTATTGAAGTTGCGTTGTTAAAAGATATTGCAACGTTAACACTCGATACTAGTGGTCATGGTTTACATAAGAGAGGTTATCGTTTAGATCAAGGTGAAGCACCTATCAAGGAAACCTTAGCAGCTGCGCTTGTTTTATTAACGAATTGGACAGCTGACAAGCCCTTTGTCGATCCATTTTGTGGATCAGGAACAATACCAATCGAGGCCGCTTTAATTGGTCAAAACATTGCACCAGGTTTTAATCGTGACTTTGCAAGTGAGAGCTGGCCATGGATAGATAAGGCGATTTGGCAAAAAGCACGACAAGAGGTAGAAGATATGGCGAAATATGACCAACCGCTCGATATTTCAGGGTACGATATAGATCATCGTATGGTTAGGATAGCTCAAGAAAACGCTACTGAAGCGGGTTTTATGGATATAATTAACTTTAAACAAATGCAAGTAAAGGATTTTACAACTAAAAAAGAGTATGGCGTGATGGTAGGTAATCCACCATATGGTGAAAGAATTGGTGATAAGCCCGTTGTAGAGCAAATGTACCGAGAGATGGGTGAGGCATTAAGCTTATACGACACTTGGTCCTTCTATTTTTTGACTTCACATGAAGGATTTGAACAACTATACGGAAAAAAAGCTACGAAAAAGCGGAAATTATTTAATGGATTTATCAAAACAGACTATTATCAATATTGGGGAAAACGCCCACCTAGAAGGTAA
- a CDS encoding CotD family spore coat protein, producing MHCRPKVLPTVVHPTKNCVQHQFQNYVVPHIHPTHNTLVNHHIYNHTHYFPQTNSVENVVSNQQFTCPGPGPMPFGQ from the coding sequence ATGCATTGCAGACCAAAAGTATTACCGACAGTTGTGCATCCGACAAAGAATTGTGTGCAACATCAATTTCAAAATTATGTCGTACCGCATATTCACCCAACGCATAACACATTAGTAAATCATCATATATACAATCACACACACTATTTCCCACAAACAAATTCTGTCGAAAATGTGGTATCGAACCAACAGTTCACTTGTCCTGGTCCTGGACCAATGCCATTTGGTCAATAA
- a CDS encoding PQ-loop domain-containing transporter, which translates to MNYLRKSAETQSLDLYCLVFVGNTLRKG; encoded by the coding sequence ATGAATTATTTAAGAAAGAGTGCTGAAACACAGTCACTAGACTTATATTGTTTAGTTTTTGTTGGTAATACATTAAGAAAAGGCTAA
- a CDS encoding ribonuclease H-like domain-containing protein: MPLKDKLQRLKKHINTTDSSEFTKSEVSKDSVLEDFSKWEEFGTVRYELDGGVCYVRTVEYPLTHKHGLYKFNQIFDVVEEWNRLSLVHPLSSRGYKTSDLFFFDTETTGLHGGTGNTIFLLGHAQVLADKVIVKQHFLPSPDGEIALYHSFLSHVNYSTLVTYNGKAFDWPQVKTRHTLVRNHVPKLPEFGHFDLLHASRRFWKDDLEAVKLSIVERDIIQVTREDDVPGYLAPMIYFTYLQDRKPDSIFQVLRHNEYDLLSLITLYIHLSRLLLLPEQGANNTERLRAARWLEQLGNHEMAMLLYEPLVKEGIEQAMWHQSILYKKNQQWQHSLHLWELLHNGDNIELKVGSLVELAKYYEHINKNYQLALNFAQKCYTIIKSNNTFCDSDIVKRIARLEKKSIPRESAKNALNRENNPIL, from the coding sequence ATGCCATTAAAGGACAAACTGCAGCGATTAAAAAAACATATAAATACGACTGACTCATCGGAATTTACTAAATCTGAGGTGTCTAAAGATAGCGTTTTAGAGGATTTTAGTAAATGGGAGGAATTTGGAACAGTTCGCTATGAGTTAGATGGTGGAGTTTGCTACGTGCGGACAGTTGAATATCCTTTAACACATAAGCATGGATTATATAAATTCAATCAAATATTTGACGTTGTAGAGGAATGGAATCGACTAAGTCTTGTTCATCCATTGTCATCAAGAGGGTATAAAACAAGTGATTTATTCTTTTTTGATACGGAAACAACCGGATTACACGGAGGCACAGGGAATACTATTTTTTTACTAGGTCATGCCCAAGTACTTGCTGATAAAGTAATAGTGAAGCAACATTTCCTCCCTAGTCCAGATGGAGAAATCGCCTTATATCACAGTTTTTTGTCACATGTTAATTATTCGACACTGGTCACTTATAATGGCAAAGCATTCGATTGGCCACAAGTCAAAACACGACATACACTGGTTCGTAACCATGTGCCAAAACTACCAGAGTTTGGTCACTTTGACTTATTACATGCCTCACGTAGGTTTTGGAAGGATGACCTTGAAGCGGTAAAACTTAGTATTGTAGAACGTGATATTATCCAAGTTACACGCGAGGATGATGTACCAGGTTACCTCGCTCCCATGATTTATTTTACTTACTTACAAGACCGAAAGCCTGATTCGATTTTTCAAGTATTGCGTCACAATGAATATGATTTGTTATCACTTATTACATTATATATTCACCTATCTAGACTGTTACTGCTTCCAGAGCAAGGCGCAAACAATACAGAACGTTTAAGAGCGGCACGGTGGTTAGAGCAATTAGGGAATCATGAGATGGCCATGCTATTGTATGAACCACTTGTTAAAGAGGGTATAGAGCAGGCTATGTGGCATCAATCTATACTATACAAAAAAAATCAACAATGGCAACACTCATTACACCTATGGGAGTTACTACACAATGGTGATAATATAGAGCTTAAAGTAGGTAGTTTAGTTGAATTAGCAAAGTATTATGAACATATTAATAAAAATTATCAATTAGCATTAAATTTTGCACAGAAGTGTTATACAATAATCAAGTCCAATAATACTTTTTGTGACAGTGATATTGTAAAAAGAATAGCTAGGCTTGAGAAGAAATCAATTCCCCGGGAAAGCGCAAAAAACGCGTTAAATCGGGAAAACAATCCAATTTTATGA
- a CDS encoding MOSC domain-containing protein, with protein sequence MQGNIESIQIGLPKEMPHYAGVMETAVRKDEVNEAFLAMEGFEGDEVANKKYHGGLDRAILLYAYDHYDKWEKEFHTKLRKAAFGENVTVGGLTEDNVHIGDIYQIGAAFIQITQSRIPCDTLSKNNNIKKILPRLVETGYTGYLARVIQEGLIYKSDKVTLIERQPHSVSVLFTHNTYFHDKTNKEAIKRILACEALAEDWKNKLNKLIL encoded by the coding sequence ATGCAGGGAAACATAGAATCTATTCAAATAGGCTTACCTAAAGAAATGCCACATTATGCTGGTGTAATGGAAACAGCAGTTAGAAAAGATGAAGTGAACGAAGCTTTTTTAGCGATGGAAGGGTTTGAAGGAGATGAGGTAGCGAACAAAAAGTACCATGGGGGACTGGATAGAGCGATACTTCTCTATGCTTACGACCATTATGATAAATGGGAAAAGGAGTTTCATACAAAGCTTAGAAAAGCGGCTTTTGGTGAAAACGTCACTGTTGGTGGCTTAACAGAGGATAACGTACACATTGGTGATATATATCAAATAGGTGCTGCTTTCATTCAAATCACGCAAAGTCGCATACCATGTGATACGTTATCTAAAAACAACAATATCAAAAAGATACTGCCACGACTCGTAGAGACTGGATATACTGGCTATTTAGCAAGAGTAATACAAGAAGGGCTAATTTATAAATCAGATAAAGTAACTTTAATTGAAAGACAACCTCATTCTGTATCCGTTTTGTTTACACACAATACATATTTTCATGATAAAACGAATAAAGAGGCAATAAAACGTATACTAGCTTGTGAAGCTTTAGCAGAGGATTGGAAGAACAAATTAAATAAGTTAATTTTATAA
- a CDS encoding LysE family transporter yields the protein MSIFLSYIFLGLSLAAPIGPINALQIDKGLKNGFLHSWFIGLGSVTADIIYMGVVYMGVVSFLEKPFMQVFLWLFGFFVLTYTGVESIQGANKILISNRNIHNNSLTKTYLTGFFMALANPLNILFWLGIYGSILAKTAKTFDDLELYLYSSAIILGVLLWDFMMAFISSRFRKILTPFLIVCISIISGITLVGFGIYFGIQAYLVLLR from the coding sequence ATGAGTATTTTTCTTAGTTATATTTTTCTAGGCTTGTCACTAGCTGCTCCTATTGGTCCCATTAATGCGTTACAAATTGACAAAGGGTTAAAAAATGGATTTTTGCATTCTTGGTTTATTGGTCTCGGTTCCGTAACTGCAGACATTATTTATATGGGTGTGGTTTACATGGGTGTGGTGTCATTTTTAGAAAAGCCATTTATGCAAGTTTTTTTATGGCTATTTGGTTTTTTTGTCCTTACATATACTGGAGTTGAAAGCATTCAGGGGGCAAATAAAATATTGATTAGCAATCGCAATATTCATAATAACTCTCTCACTAAAACCTATTTAACGGGCTTTTTTATGGCTTTGGCTAATCCGTTAAACATTTTATTTTGGTTAGGCATATATGGTTCAATACTTGCTAAAACAGCAAAAACATTTGATGACTTAGAGCTCTATTTATATAGTAGTGCTATCATATTAGGCGTACTTCTTTGGGACTTTATGATGGCATTTATTTCTAGTAGGTTCCGGAAAATTCTCACCCCTTTTCTTATAGTCTGCATATCTATAATATCGGGTATTACTCTCGTAGGATTTGGAATATATTTTGGTATTCAGGCTTATCTTGTTCTGCTCCGATAA
- a CDS encoding DEAD/DEAH box helicase, producing MKPRQSLQDIILELKTNKSIKKNIVHWHTIEEKPASFVDIPDTVDFRLKTALHKRGIRTLYSHQSLAFNYASIQQDFTAVTPTASGKTLCYNLPVLQTIIKNDEARALYLFPTKALAQDQKSELTELIQEIGVSINSWTYDGDTAANIRQKVRKAGHIVITNPDMLHSAILPHHTKWVSLFENLHYIVIDELHTYRGVFGSHVANVIRRLKRICAYYGSNPTFICTSATISNPKEHAEQLTGKPMKLIDKNGAPSGKKHFVFYNPPIVNEALNIRRSATLEVRKLASIFLKQKIQTIVFARSRVRVEILLTYLQELVKKELGKKSIRGYRGGYLPTLRREIEFGLRSGDIYGVVSTNALELGVDIGQLQVCIMTGYPGSIASAWQQAGRAGRRQDEALIVMVASSSPLDQYIIQHPDYFLERNPETARINPDNLVILIDHIKCAAFEIPFQEGDSFAGVEIEEILEYLTNEHVLHHSAKKWFWMSDSFPAHGISLRSASQENIVIIDQTVTGAVKVIGEMDRFSAMTLLHEEAIYLHEGIQYQVETLDWEEKKAFVREIDVDYFTDANLAVELKVLEEDKLTKSTFVETGFGDVMVVAKATIFKKIKFDTHENIGSGPIYLPEEELHTSSAWVSFDRNAMAMENEARLEQGLVGAANALRHIAPLLVMCDPADIHVVPQVKAIHNGKPTIFLYDRYPGGIGLSERLYEAISELLYEAETMVERCPCDEGCPSCIGTDATNKHAKHDALKLLKMLVN from the coding sequence ATGAAGCCTCGTCAGTCGTTACAAGATATCATTTTAGAATTAAAGACAAATAAATCTATTAAAAAAAATATTGTTCATTGGCATACAATTGAAGAAAAACCTGCTAGCTTTGTTGATATACCAGATACGGTTGACTTTCGTCTAAAGACTGCACTCCATAAAAGAGGCATCCGCACATTGTATTCACATCAATCATTGGCATTTAACTATGCGAGTATTCAACAAGACTTTACAGCGGTGACTCCTACTGCATCTGGAAAAACATTGTGTTACAACTTACCAGTTCTTCAAACTATTATAAAAAATGATGAAGCGCGAGCTCTATATTTATTTCCTACTAAGGCGTTAGCACAAGATCAGAAGAGTGAGCTAACAGAACTAATTCAAGAAATCGGTGTATCCATCAATAGTTGGACTTATGATGGAGATACTGCTGCTAATATTCGACAAAAAGTTCGTAAAGCAGGCCATATTGTTATCACCAATCCAGATATGCTTCATAGTGCTATTTTGCCACATCATACGAAATGGGTATCTTTATTTGAAAATCTGCATTATATTGTCATTGATGAATTACATACGTATCGAGGAGTATTTGGTAGTCATGTTGCCAATGTAATTCGCAGGTTAAAGCGTATATGTGCCTATTACGGTAGCAATCCAACATTTATATGTACATCAGCAACAATATCTAATCCAAAGGAACATGCTGAACAGTTAACTGGAAAGCCCATGAAGCTTATTGACAAAAATGGAGCCCCATCTGGGAAAAAACATTTTGTTTTTTATAATCCCCCTATTGTTAATGAGGCTTTGAATATTCGGCGAAGTGCAACACTCGAAGTTCGAAAATTGGCTAGCATATTTTTAAAACAGAAGATACAAACTATAGTTTTTGCAAGAAGTCGTGTACGTGTAGAAATTTTACTCACTTACCTTCAGGAGCTAGTTAAAAAAGAGTTGGGAAAAAAGTCGATCCGAGGTTACCGCGGGGGATATCTCCCAACTTTACGTCGAGAAATAGAGTTTGGATTAAGAAGTGGAGATATTTATGGTGTTGTAAGCACGAATGCACTAGAACTAGGGGTCGATATTGGACAACTCCAAGTATGTATTATGACAGGGTATCCAGGTTCTATAGCAAGTGCTTGGCAGCAAGCTGGAAGAGCTGGTAGACGACAGGATGAAGCGCTTATTGTGATGGTGGCTAGTTCTAGTCCCCTCGATCAATACATCATTCAACATCCGGATTACTTTTTAGAACGCAATCCAGAAACAGCAAGAATTAATCCAGATAATTTAGTTATACTCATAGATCACATAAAATGTGCTGCATTTGAAATTCCATTTCAAGAAGGCGACTCATTTGCTGGAGTTGAAATAGAAGAGATTCTCGAGTATTTAACTAATGAACATGTGTTACACCATAGTGCTAAGAAATGGTTTTGGATGAGTGATAGCTTTCCAGCTCACGGTATTAGCTTACGATCAGCATCTCAGGAAAATATTGTTATTATAGACCAAACAGTAACCGGTGCGGTAAAAGTAATTGGTGAGATGGACCGATTTAGTGCCATGACACTGCTACATGAAGAAGCAATCTATTTGCATGAAGGGATACAATATCAAGTAGAAACGTTAGATTGGGAAGAAAAAAAGGCTTTTGTTCGTGAGATTGACGTTGATTATTTTACTGATGCAAATTTAGCAGTAGAGCTTAAGGTACTTGAAGAAGATAAATTAACTAAATCAACATTCGTAGAAACAGGTTTTGGTGATGTAATGGTTGTTGCAAAGGCAACGATCTTTAAAAAAATAAAATTTGATACACATGAGAATATCGGATCGGGCCCTATCTATTTACCTGAAGAGGAGCTCCATACATCGTCTGCTTGGGTAAGCTTTGACAGAAATGCAATGGCTATGGAAAATGAAGCACGTTTAGAGCAAGGCTTAGTTGGGGCAGCGAACGCATTGCGACACATTGCACCTTTACTTGTGATGTGTGATCCTGCAGATATTCATGTGGTGCCACAAGTTAAGGCTATTCATAACGGAAAGCCTACTATATTTTTGTATGACCGATATCCGGGAGGAATCGGCTTAAGTGAAAGATTATACGAAGCAATATCAGAGTTGTTATATGAAGCAGAAACTATGGTTGAACGCTGTCCATGTGATGAAGGCTGTCCTTCATGTATTGGAACTGATGCCACTAATAAGCATGCGAAACATGATGCTCTAAAATTACTTAAAATGCTCGTAAATTAA
- the gpsB gene encoding cell division regulator GpsB codes for MLSDKVRLTAKDILEQEFKSGMRGYKQEEVDKFLDLIIKDYETFHQEIENLQQENLRLKKQLEETNKAKPAAQVQTGTNFDILKRLSNLEKHVFGSKLYD; via the coding sequence ATGTTATCAGATAAAGTAAGACTAACGGCAAAAGACATATTAGAACAAGAGTTTAAATCTGGTATGCGTGGATATAAACAAGAAGAAGTGGATAAATTTCTTGATTTAATCATAAAAGATTATGAAACATTCCATCAGGAAATTGAGAATTTACAACAGGAAAATTTACGATTAAAGAAGCAGCTTGAAGAAACAAATAAAGCAAAACCAGCTGCCCAAGTGCAAACTGGAACAAACTTTGACATTTTGAAACGCTTATCAAATTTAGAAAAACACGTGTTTGGAAGTAAGCTGTACGATTAA
- a CDS encoding DUF2383 domain-containing protein — protein MENTVKELNEFLKGHYMAIHGYESLIQHIDNDEVKNAFQSIQQNHKEHASKVAERIQDIGGEPLDGVGVVGSIVETFNNFKDAKMTDEDLINKACEAEDRGIAMSEEVVRGDLDNESLQLIKSILTEDRLHVSELHKLKERH, from the coding sequence ATGGAAAACACAGTAAAGGAATTAAATGAATTTTTAAAAGGACATTATATGGCTATTCATGGATATGAATCTTTAATTCAACACATAGACAACGACGAAGTGAAAAATGCATTCCAATCCATTCAGCAAAACCATAAAGAGCATGCAAGTAAGGTAGCTGAACGAATACAAGATATTGGAGGGGAACCCTTAGATGGCGTCGGGGTTGTTGGCTCAATAGTGGAGACCTTTAACAATTTCAAAGATGCTAAAATGACTGACGAGGACTTAATAAATAAAGCTTGTGAAGCGGAAGATAGAGGTATCGCGATGTCTGAGGAAGTCGTTCGCGGGGATCTTGATAACGAGAGTTTACAATTAATAAAGAGCATTTTAACAGAAGACAGACTTCATGTAAGTGAATTACATAAATTGAAAGAGAGGCACTAA